A genomic segment from Candidatus Pacearchaeota archaeon encodes:
- the prf1 gene encoding peptide chain release factor aRF-1, with protein MSISLYELESILEELNKIKGRHTELISVLIPAGANIHIVADQLEAEKSTADNIKSKTTRKNVIDALESIIRELKLYKKTPDNGLAIYCGNISETEGQNNIKLWAIEPPQPLKVRLYRCDKEFVIQPLKEMLEAKEVYGLVVLDRKEATFGLLEGKQIKILRKITSGVPSKIRAGGQSAQRFHRITEGLAKEFFRRIADTMKELYLNIPNLKGIMIGGPIPTKEDFLKEGQLITSLKEKIIAVKDLGYADEHGIELLVESSKDVIAEQEITKEKKLVESFFEMIGKGKKAIYGKENIYKAINYGAVDTLLLSKKLKKEEIIEMQKKAESISAKIEIISTETEEGEQFYNLTKGYGAILRFDIQ; from the coding sequence ATGTCAATATCTTTATACGAACTTGAATCAATCTTAGAAGAATTAAATAAAATTAAAGGAAGACATACAGAACTTATTTCTGTTTTGATACCAGCAGGAGCAAATATACATATTGTTGCAGATCAATTAGAAGCAGAAAAATCTACAGCAGATAATATAAAAAGTAAAACAACAAGGAAAAATGTTATAGATGCATTAGAAAGTATAATAAGAGAATTAAAATTATATAAAAAAACACCCGATAATGGATTAGCTATTTATTGTGGGAATATTTCTGAAACAGAAGGTCAAAATAATATTAAACTATGGGCTATAGAACCTCCACAGCCATTAAAAGTAAGATTGTATAGGTGTGATAAAGAATTTGTTATCCAGCCATTAAAAGAAATGTTAGAAGCAAAAGAGGTTTATGGTTTAGTTGTTCTAGATAGAAAAGAAGCAACTTTTGGTTTATTAGAAGGAAAACAAATAAAAATATTAAGAAAGATAACCTCTGGTGTTCCAAGTAAGATAAGAGCAGGCGGCCAATCTGCTCAAAGATTTCATAGAATAACAGAAGGTTTAGCAAAAGAATTTTTTAGAAGAATAGCAGATACAATGAAAGAGCTTTATCTCAACATACCTAATTTAAAAGGAATTATGATCGGTGGCCCTATTCCAACTAAGGAAGATTTTTTAAAAGAAGGCCAGTTAATCACTTCCTTAAAAGAAAAGATAATTGCTGTTAAAGATTTAGGTTATGCTGATGAACATGGAATAGAATTATTAGTAGAATCAAGTAAAGATGTTATTGCAGAACAAGAGATAACAAAAGAAAAAAAATTGGTAGAATCTTTTTTTGAAATGATAGGAAAAGGAAAAAAAGCTATTTATGGAAAAGAAAATATATATAAAGCAATTAATTATGGAGCTGTAGACACTTTACTATTAAGTAAAAAATTAAAAAAAGAAGAAATAATAGAAATGCAAAAAAAAGCAGAATCTATATCCGCTAAAATTGAAATAATATCAACAGAAACAGAAGAAGGAGAACAATTTTATAATCTAACTAAAGGTTATGGAGCTATTTTAAGATTCGATATACAATAA
- a CDS encoding valine--tRNA ligase — MKIEEEYNSTKEEQNILKFWEENNIFKFNKKTKKPIFSIDTPPPTVSGRMHMGHAFSYSQQDFIVRYKRMNGYEIFYPFGTDDNGLPTERLIEKMYNIRAKDISREDFIKLCLDTLKNKLIPLYIQDWKRIGISCDWNIIYSTIDDNSRRISQWSFIDLYKKGRVYRRDAPSMWCPVCETGISQVECQDKKVKTYFNRILFKVENEDVAIDTTRPELLPACVAVFYNPQDKRYKHLKGKKAKVPLFNFEVPILEDKRAEIEKGTGIVMCCTFGDQTDMEWQKAYNLEIKEAIKKDGRMSNICGRYSGMTIKEAREKILEDLKKENLLVEQRPIEHEVKVHERCGTEIEFIKTKQWFVKYLDLKNEMIKWGKELKWYPDFMINRYINWIKGLQWDWLISRQRFFGVPFPIWYCKNCNEIILAEEKDLPVDPLKSKPKKRCIKCNSSDFEPEKDVLDTWFTSSLTPRLAVEKMPKEIEDKLFPMSLRPQASEIITFWLFNTVVKSHLHYNKKPFRDVIISGFVTLGREKMSKSKGNIVEPEDVLKKYCADALRFWAASSKLGEDVEYQEKDLVAGMKFIKKIINASKFVFMNLKYIKKPKELNYIDRLFLNKLNLLIEKTTKNFENYSYSQVKLLTENFFWRVFCDNYLEIVKYRIYNGTKHEKESAYFSLYNGLLTIIKIMAPITPFVTEYIYQKYFKKYEKEKSIHITKWPKKIKIKGNKNDEENFDKILEIISKIRQEKSLAKKSVKAEIILTLPKEDKKLIENCFNDFKAVVNAKEIKEGKFKVEFL; from the coding sequence ATGAAAATTGAGGAAGAATATAATTCAACAAAAGAAGAACAAAATATATTAAAATTTTGGGAAGAAAATAATATTTTTAAATTCAATAAAAAAACAAAAAAACCTATATTTTCTATAGATACACCCCCACCTACAGTTTCTGGAAGGATGCATATGGGCCATGCATTTTCTTATTCTCAACAAGATTTTATTGTTAGATATAAAAGAATGAATGGTTATGAGATATTTTATCCTTTTGGAACAGATGATAATGGATTACCAACAGAAAGATTAATAGAAAAAATGTATAATATAAGAGCAAAAGATATTTCAAGAGAAGATTTCATAAAATTATGTTTAGATACATTAAAAAATAAATTAATACCTTTGTACATTCAAGATTGGAAAAGAATAGGAATAAGTTGTGATTGGAATATAATCTATTCTACTATAGATGATAATTCTAGAAGAATATCTCAATGGAGTTTTATTGATCTTTATAAAAAAGGAAGAGTTTACAGAAGAGATGCTCCTTCTATGTGGTGTCCTGTTTGTGAAACAGGGATTTCTCAGGTAGAATGCCAAGATAAAAAAGTCAAAACTTATTTTAATAGAATACTATTTAAAGTAGAAAATGAAGATGTTGCAATAGATACCACAAGACCAGAATTATTACCGGCTTGTGTTGCAGTATTTTATAATCCACAAGACAAAAGATATAAACATCTAAAAGGAAAAAAAGCAAAAGTTCCTTTATTCAATTTTGAAGTTCCTATTCTAGAAGATAAGAGAGCTGAAATTGAAAAAGGAACAGGAATAGTAATGTGTTGTACTTTTGGTGATCAAACAGATATGGAATGGCAAAAAGCCTATAATTTAGAAATAAAAGAAGCAATAAAAAAAGATGGAAGAATGTCTAATATATGTGGGAGATATTCTGGAATGACAATAAAAGAAGCAAGAGAAAAAATTTTAGAAGATTTAAAAAAAGAAAACTTGTTGGTAGAACAAAGACCAATAGAACATGAAGTTAAGGTTCATGAAAGATGCGGAACAGAGATAGAATTTATTAAAACAAAACAATGGTTTGTCAAGTATCTTGATTTGAAAAATGAAATGATAAAATGGGGAAAAGAATTAAAATGGTATCCCGACTTTATGATTAATAGATATATTAATTGGATAAAAGGTTTGCAATGGGACTGGCTTATATCAAGACAAAGATTTTTTGGTGTTCCTTTTCCTATATGGTATTGTAAAAATTGTAATGAAATTATTTTAGCAGAAGAAAAAGATTTACCTGTAGATCCATTAAAATCAAAACCGAAAAAGAGATGTATTAAATGTAATTCTTCTGATTTTGAACCAGAAAAAGATGTTTTAGATACATGGTTTACATCTTCTTTAACTCCTAGATTAGCAGTAGAAAAAATGCCAAAAGAAATAGAAGATAAATTATTTCCAATGTCTTTAAGGCCACAGGCATCAGAAATAATAACTTTTTGGCTTTTTAATACAGTTGTAAAAAGTCATCTGCATTATAATAAAAAACCATTTAGAGATGTAATTATATCTGGTTTTGTTACATTAGGAAGAGAGAAAATGTCTAAAAGTAAAGGAAATATTGTTGAACCTGAAGATGTTTTAAAAAAATATTGTGCAGATGCTTTAAGATTTTGGGCGGCTTCTTCTAAATTAGGGGAAGATGTAGAATATCAAGAAAAAGATTTAGTTGCAGGAATGAAATTTATTAAAAAAATAATAAATGCAAGCAAATTTGTTTTTATGAATCTAAAATATATAAAAAAACCAAAAGAATTAAATTATATAGATAGATTATTCCTAAACAAATTAAATTTGTTAATAGAAAAAACAACAAAAAATTTTGAAAATTATAGTTATTCTCAAGTAAAATTATTAACAGAAAATTTTTTTTGGAGAGTTTTTTGTGATAATTATTTAGAAATAGTTAAATATAGAATTTATAATGGGACAAAACATGAAAAAGAATCCGCTTATTTTTCTTTATATAATGGATTATTAACAATAATAAAAATAATGGCTCCTATAACACCATTTGTTACAGAATATATTTATCAAAAATATTTTAAAAAATATGAAAAAGAAAAATCAATACATATAACTAAATGGCCTAAAAAAATAAAAATAAAAGGTAATAAAAATGATGAAGAAAATTTTGATAAAATATTGGAAATTATAAGTAAAATAAGGCAAGAAAAAAGTTTAGCTAAGAAATCTGTAAAAGCAGAAATTATCTTAACTTTACCAAAAGAAGACAAAAAATTAATTGAAAATTGTTTTAATGATTTTAAAGCAGTAGTTAATGCTAAAGAAATAAAAGAAGGAAAATTCAAGGTAGAATTTCTTTAA
- the minD gene encoding cell division ATPase MinD, whose amino-acid sequence MGKIYAIVSGKGGTGKTTTTINLGAALTKFKSDVIIVDANLTTPNLSLYLGAPVVPISLPHVLQKKARIEDAIYEHHSGMKIVPSSLSLKDLKKINYHLLKDTMESLKKISDHVILDSAAGLGEESIKPIEVSDGVIVVVNPNILSVTDALKTIKIAKDLDKEVLGAIVTRVTYDDSEMSIKSIQEMLEVPILGIIPEDKSVHKSLAKRNAVIHTHPRSKASKSYIDVAAKLLGKRRKKKFFERFLERLGLKK is encoded by the coding sequence ATGGGAAAAATTTATGCTATTGTATCTGGTAAAGGTGGAACAGGAAAAACAACAACAACAATAAATTTAGGAGCTGCTTTAACAAAATTCAAAAGTGATGTTATAATAGTTGATGCTAATTTAACAACACCAAATCTATCTTTATATTTAGGCGCTCCTGTTGTTCCAATTTCTTTACCACATGTATTACAAAAAAAAGCAAGAATAGAAGATGCTATATATGAACATCATTCTGGAATGAAAATTGTTCCTTCTTCTTTATCATTAAAAGATCTAAAAAAAATTAATTATCATTTATTAAAAGATACTATGGAAAGTTTAAAAAAAATATCAGATCATGTAATCTTAGATTCTGCTGCTGGATTAGGAGAAGAATCAATTAAACCGATAGAAGTAAGCGATGGTGTTATTGTTGTAGTAAACCCAAATATATTATCTGTAACAGATGCTTTAAAAACAATCAAAATAGCAAAAGATCTAGACAAAGAAGTTTTAGGAGCAATAGTTACAAGAGTTACTTATGATGATTCTGAAATGAGTATTAAAAGCATACAAGAGATGTTAGAAGTTCCAATATTAGGAATAATACCTGAAGACAAATCAGTTCATAAATCTTTAGCAAAAAGAAATGCTGTTATACATACTCACCCAAGAAGTAAAGCTTCAAAATCCTATATAGATGTTGCTGCAAAATTATTAGGAAAAAGGAGAAAAAAGAAATTTTTTGAAAGATTTTTAGAAAGATTAGGTTTAAAAAAATAA
- the metG gene encoding methionine--tRNA ligase, whose product MKNKFYITTAIDYVNANPHIGHAYQKIIADILARYYKLKGYDVFFLTGTDEHGQKISLSAKENKKEEKEFVDVMSNKFKESWELLNIEYNRFIRTTDKDHEEFVKDFIKKIKEDIYKDFYEGYYCVGCEEYKTEKDLINGKCSLHPNKKIEILKEETYFFKLGKYRKKLLDLYEKNSTFILPKERRNEIINRVKEGLKDLSITRKNFKWGIEFPFDKEHVVYVWFDALLNYLSAVKNNKKYWPADVHLLGKDNGWFHTVIWPAMLMAAKEKLPKTVFIHGFLTFNGQKISKSLGNVISPKILVEKYGCDTIRYYIARNFVLGEDGDFSEKKLIERNNNELANKLGNLVSRVSALAEKYGLEKTENKIIKELKLNEIERNIENYELDKALNLIFEFIDVCNEYVQKKKPWETKDKKILYELADSIKSVSILLWPFIPETSEKISKIFNFEIKNLNQINEPLKINKIKKAEILFKKI is encoded by the coding sequence ATGAAAAATAAGTTTTATATTACAACTGCAATAGATTATGTTAACGCAAATCCTCATATAGGTCATGCATACCAAAAAATAATTGCAGATATTCTGGCGAGATACTACAAACTGAAAGGATATGATGTATTTTTCTTAACAGGAACAGATGAACACGGACAAAAAATATCATTAAGTGCAAAAGAAAATAAAAAAGAAGAAAAAGAATTTGTTGATGTGATGTCTAATAAATTTAAAGAAAGCTGGGAATTATTAAATATAGAATATAACAGATTTATAAGAACGACAGATAAAGATCATGAAGAGTTTGTTAAAGATTTTATAAAAAAAATAAAAGAAGATATTTACAAAGATTTTTATGAAGGTTATTATTGTGTAGGATGTGAAGAATACAAAACAGAAAAAGATTTGATTAATGGAAAATGTTCATTACATCCAAATAAAAAAATAGAAATATTAAAAGAAGAAACATATTTTTTTAAATTAGGTAAATATAGAAAAAAACTTTTAGATTTATACGAAAAAAATTCTACTTTTATTTTACCAAAAGAAAGAAGAAATGAAATAATAAATAGAGTAAAAGAGGGACTAAAGGATTTAAGTATTACAAGAAAAAATTTTAAATGGGGAATAGAGTTTCCTTTTGATAAAGAACATGTCGTATATGTTTGGTTTGATGCTTTATTAAATTATTTAAGTGCTGTAAAAAATAATAAAAAATATTGGCCAGCAGATGTCCATTTATTAGGAAAAGATAATGGATGGTTTCATACTGTTATTTGGCCAGCAATGTTAATGGCAGCAAAAGAAAAATTACCAAAAACTGTTTTTATTCATGGTTTTTTAACATTTAATGGGCAAAAGATTAGTAAAAGTTTAGGAAATGTAATCTCTCCTAAAATTCTTGTAGAAAAGTACGGATGTGATACAATAAGATATTACATCGCAAGGAATTTTGTTTTAGGAGAAGATGGAGATTTTTCAGAAAAAAAATTAATAGAAAGAAATAATAATGAATTAGCAAATAAATTAGGAAATTTAGTTTCTAGAGTTTCTGCATTAGCTGAAAAATATGGATTAGAAAAGACAGAAAATAAAATAATCAAGGAGTTGAAATTAAATGAAATTGAAAGAAATATAGAAAATTATGAATTAGATAAGGCATTAAATTTAATTTTTGAATTTATAGATGTTTGTAATGAATATGTTCAAAAGAAAAAACCATGGGAAACTAAAGATAAGAAGATTTTATACGAGTTAGCAGATAGCATAAAATCTGTTTCTATATTATTATGGCCCTTTATTCCAGAAACAAGCGAAAAAATTTCTAAAATTTTCAATTTTGAAATAAAAAATTTAAATCAAATAAACGAACCATTAAAGATAAATAAAATTAAAAAAGCAGAAATTTTATTTAAGAAAATATAA
- a CDS encoding DUF4405 domain-containing protein: MEKIKLNYIIDFLMGIFFIITFITALVIFFFFSCGMNYGDHKIFLGIKKRVLLNFHNYSVIIFFILVIIHFILHWKWIVCMTKNIFYKKNYKLKESKK, translated from the coding sequence ATGGAAAAAATTAAATTAAATTATATAATTGATTTTTTAATGGGTATTTTTTTTATAATTACATTCATAACTGCTTTAGTTATTTTTTTCTTTTTTTCTTGTGGAATGAATTATGGAGATCATAAAATATTTTTAGGAATTAAAAAAAGAGTATTGTTGAATTTTCATAACTATAGCGTTATAATATTCTTTATTTTAGTAATTATTCATTTTATTTTACATTGGAAATGGATAGTTTGTATGACAAAAAATATTTTTTATAAAAAAAATTATAAATTAAAAGAAAGTAAAAAATAA
- a CDS encoding DUF134 domain-containing protein, which produces MVRPRKCRRIFFKTQITYFKPRGIPLRNLEEVVLTFDEIEAIRLVDYEGIEQKEAANKMRISQPTLSRLLLSARKKISSSLIEGKAIKIEGGNFILQKEGKKS; this is translated from the coding sequence ATGGTCAGACCAAGAAAATGTAGAAGAATCTTCTTTAAAACACAAATAACTTATTTTAAGCCAAGAGGAATTCCATTAAGAAATTTAGAAGAAGTTGTATTAACTTTTGACGAGATAGAAGCGATAAGATTAGTAGATTATGAAGGAATTGAACAAAAAGAAGCAGCAAATAAAATGAGAATATCTCAACCAACTTTATCAAGATTATTACTTTCTGCAAGAAAGAAAATATCATCTTCTTTAATTGAAGGAAAAGCGATAAAAATTGAAGGTGGAAATTTTATACTACAAAAAGAAGGAAAAAAATCTTAA
- a CDS encoding DUF5320 domain-containing protein produces the protein MPGGDGTGPLGEGKMTGRGLGYCAGFNMPGYINNFPCLRFGLGFRRGFGRRSFRARRMQQIIPITNYPIKMTKEQEKQFLERELEILKEDMKEIEKRLKEISK, from the coding sequence ATGCCGGGAGGAGATGGAACAGGACCATTAGGAGAAGGAAAAATGACAGGAAGAGGATTGGGTTATTGCGCAGGATTTAATATGCCTGGATATATAAACAATTTTCCTTGTTTGAGATTTGGGTTAGGGTTTCGAAGAGGTTTTGGAAGAAGATCTTTTAGGGCAAGAAGGATGCAGCAAATAATTCCAATTACTAATTATCCAATTAAAATGACAAAAGAACAAGAAAAGCAATTCCTTGAGAGAGAATTAGAAATATTAAAAGAAGATATGAAGGAAATAGAAAAGAGATTGAAGGAAATATCTAAATGA
- a CDS encoding tRNA-dihydrouridine synthase family protein, whose protein sequence is MVSTLGNLKLKNPYFLAPMEKINDIAFRILCKKAGASLCYTGMVNPLTKENLMLDDKPALQLFSNNEKGIISFIKKYENKVSLFDFNLGCAAEIAKKCKIGAFMHNNLKKIEKIISVMKSTTKKPITIKLRKSSYTEKIIKIAEKYCDAIAIHPRTKEQFFNDDPDIDFAKKIKEKFNLPIIYSGNVNEKNADFLLEKFDFIMIGRSAIGNPNIFAKLTNKKIRFNFNDYLKLALKYNLKFSQIKFQAINFTKNKKNASKIRSLITKIKTLNELNKIMNAACGN, encoded by the coding sequence ATGGTATCTACATTGGGAAATTTAAAATTAAAAAATCCTTATTTTCTTGCTCCAATGGAAAAAATTAATGATATTGCTTTTAGAATTTTATGTAAAAAAGCAGGAGCTAGTTTATGTTATACTGGAATGGTAAATCCTTTAACAAAAGAAAATTTAATGTTAGATGATAAACCAGCTTTACAATTGTTTTCTAATAACGAGAAAGGAATAATTAGTTTTATTAAGAAATATGAAAATAAAGTAAGTTTATTTGATTTTAATTTAGGCTGTGCAGCAGAAATAGCAAAAAAATGTAAAATAGGAGCTTTTATGCATAATAATTTAAAAAAAATTGAAAAAATTATAAGTGTTATGAAATCAACTACTAAAAAACCAATAACAATAAAATTGAGAAAATCTTCTTATACAGAAAAGATAATAAAAATAGCAGAAAAATATTGTGATGCCATAGCAATACATCCAAGAACAAAAGAACAATTTTTTAATGATGATCCGGATATAGATTTTGCTAAAAAAATAAAAGAAAAATTTAATTTACCTATAATTTATTCTGGAAATGTTAATGAAAAAAACGCAGATTTTTTATTAGAAAAATTTGATTTTATCATGATAGGGAGAAGTGCAATAGGAAATCCTAACATATTTGCAAAATTAACAAATAAGAAAATAAGATTTAATTTTAATGATTATTTAAAATTAGCACTAAAATATAATTTAAAATTTTCTCAAATTAAATTTCAAGCAATTAATTTTACAAAAAATAAAAAAAATGCATCAAAAATTAGAAGTTTAATAACAAAAATAAAAACCTTAAATGAATTAAATAAAATTATGAATGCAGCCTGCGGGAATTGA
- a CDS encoding deoxyhypusine synthase: protein MKNKKLNNKLKITKKYVFRKSKEVRGKSIKGYDFKKGIDYEKILDSYETIGFQATNLAKAINIIKEMRKNNSYIYLGYTSNLVSSGLRDIICYLTKNKMIDVLVTTAGGIEEDFIKCLGDFKLGDFKVSGKELRKKGINRIGNIFAPNNRYVEFEKFIQPILKEIYDEQKRKKQIITPLDLIWKVGEKINDEKSIYYNAWKNKIPVYCPAILDGAIGDNIYFFSLNHKDFKIDIVKDLEWFNNTTIGKKKTGAIILGAGIIKHAILNANMLRNGLDYAVYINTEQEYDGSDSGASTEEAVSWGKIKGKRIKVFADATLVFPLIVAKCFRN, encoded by the coding sequence ATGAAAAATAAAAAATTAAATAATAAATTAAAAATAACAAAAAAATATGTTTTTAGAAAGAGTAAAGAAGTTAGAGGAAAATCTATAAAAGGATATGATTTTAAGAAAGGAATAGATTATGAAAAAATTTTAGATTCTTATGAAACAATAGGGTTCCAAGCAACTAATCTAGCAAAAGCAATTAACATTATAAAAGAAATGAGAAAAAATAATTCTTATATTTATTTAGGCTATACTTCTAATTTAGTTAGTTCTGGATTAAGAGATATTATTTGTTATTTAACAAAAAATAAAATGATAGATGTTTTAGTAACAACTGCTGGAGGAATAGAAGAAGATTTTATTAAATGTTTAGGCGACTTTAAATTAGGAGATTTTAAGGTTTCTGGTAAAGAATTAAGAAAAAAAGGAATAAATAGAATAGGAAATATTTTTGCTCCAAACAATAGATATGTAGAATTTGAAAAATTTATTCAGCCAATATTAAAAGAAATTTATGATGAACAAAAAAGAAAAAAACAAATAATCACTCCTTTAGATTTAATATGGAAAGTTGGAGAAAAAATTAATGATGAAAAAAGCATTTATTATAATGCATGGAAAAATAAAATTCCAGTTTATTGCCCGGCAATTTTAGATGGGGCAATAGGAGATAACATTTATTTTTTTTCTCTTAATCATAAAGATTTTAAGATAGACATAGTTAAGGATTTAGAATGGTTTAATAATACTACAATAGGAAAGAAAAAAACTGGTGCAATTATTTTAGGTGCCGGAATAATAAAACATGCTATATTAAATGCAAATATGTTAAGAAACGGATTAGACTATGCTGTATATATCAATACAGAACAAGAATATGACGGAAGCGATTCTGGAGCTTCTACAGAAGAAGCTGTTTCTTGGGGAAAAATTAAAGGTAAAAGAATTAAGGTTTTTGCTGATGCTACTTTAGTTTTTCCTTTAATAGTTGCTAAGTGTTTTAGAAATTAA
- a CDS encoding endonuclease V has translation MENKDNYKKILKKFNITEEQIKKLKEEQKKLSKLIKIKDSTNFDLVEIYAGIENIFKGNRIISAIVLMKDKEIIEQKYITEKVNFPYIPGLRAYRELPSMIKVFNMLEERPDVIFVRASGIAHERGLGLASHFSLSVNVPTIGITDNLLIGEIKGNDIIINKKIVGKVLKLKKEANPIYVSPGNLISISAAEKLTIKFTTPPHKFPDPLIEARKYAKKLLRELFLN, from the coding sequence ATGGAAAATAAGGATAATTATAAAAAAATTTTAAAGAAGTTTAATATAACAGAAGAACAAATAAAAAAATTAAAAGAAGAGCAAAAAAAATTATCTAAATTAATAAAAATAAAAGATTCTACAAATTTCGATTTAGTAGAAATTTATGCCGGAATAGAAAATATTTTTAAAGGAAATAGAATTATTTCTGCAATTGTTTTGATGAAAGATAAAGAAATTATAGAACAAAAATATATTACTGAAAAAGTAAATTTTCCTTATATTCCCGGATTAAGAGCTTATAGAGAATTACCTTCAATGATAAAAGTTTTTAATATGTTAGAAGAAAGGCCAGATGTAATATTTGTTAGAGCTTCTGGAATTGCTCATGAAAGAGGATTGGGTTTAGCAAGTCATTTTTCTCTTTCTGTTAATGTTCCTACAATAGGAATAACAGATAATTTGTTAATTGGAGAAATAAAAGGAAATGATATAATAATAAATAAAAAAATTGTTGGTAAAGTTTTGAAATTAAAAAAAGAAGCAAACCCAATTTATGTTTCACCGGGAAATTTAATTTCAATATCTGCAGCAGAAAAATTAACAATAAAATTTACTACACCCCCCCATAAATTTCCAGATCCTTTAATTGAAGCAAGAAAATATGCGAAAAAATTATTAAGAGAATTATTTCTCAATTAA
- a CDS encoding MFS transporter: MKKRNIKINKKKLEKDNKKEELIKKSKSHSLKDAAFVNATVGFGDSYISPYMIELKATNQQIAALTSIPNLIAPLAQLFTSKLMKKYSRKRIFSIAILIQSILWIPIILVSILFLKDIKYAPLLVIIFWTVYASLGNLAAPAWSSWLGDLIKKEEFGRFFGLRNKIGGIIALISMLIAGIILDKFKFFSGITNNQAWIFFGFSIIFLFAMIFRLISRYYVLQQYEPAFKFQEEYYFSFFQFVKKAPFNNFGRFSIYIAFIVLVTNISSPFYSIYMLRVLNFSYSKFILINISATIASFIFMPIWGRFADKFGNITMLKITSFLIPLICFAWLINPNFSWFFYFILVANFISGFSWAGFNLAAGNFVYDAATPQRRSLCVAYTSVLNGAGVFIGATIGGLLATHLPEKVLIFHKLMFISLISGILRYAFAFLLVFKIKEVREIKQKVSWKDVPLVSEIYNINNFLLREFPLLVKKPFKRIKI; the protein is encoded by the coding sequence ATGAAAAAAAGAAATATAAAAATAAACAAAAAAAAATTAGAAAAAGATAATAAAAAAGAAGAATTAATTAAAAAATCAAAATCTCATTCTTTAAAAGACGCCGCTTTTGTAAATGCTACTGTTGGTTTTGGTGATTCTTATATTTCACCTTACATGATAGAATTAAAAGCAACAAATCAGCAGATTGCTGCTTTAACTTCCATACCAAATTTAATTGCGCCATTAGCTCAGTTGTTTACATCTAAATTAATGAAAAAATATTCTAGAAAAAGAATATTTAGTATAGCTATATTAATTCAGTCTATTTTATGGATCCCTATAATTTTAGTTTCAATTCTATTTTTAAAAGATATAAAATACGCTCCATTACTAGTTATTATTTTTTGGACAGTTTATGCTTCTCTTGGAAATTTGGCTGCTCCTGCCTGGAGTTCTTGGTTAGGGGATTTAATAAAAAAAGAAGAATTTGGAAGATTTTTTGGTTTAAGGAATAAAATTGGAGGAATTATTGCATTAATTTCTATGTTAATTGCTGGTATTATTTTAGATAAATTTAAGTTTTTTTCAGGAATAACAAATAATCAGGCATGGATTTTTTTTGGTTTTTCTATAATTTTTCTTTTTGCAATGATATTTAGGTTAATATCGCGATATTATGTTTTACAACAATATGAACCGGCTTTTAAATTCCAAGAGGAATATTATTTTTCATTTTTTCAATTTGTAAAAAAAGCTCCTTTTAATAATTTTGGAAGATTTTCTATATATATTGCTTTTATTGTATTAGTAACTAATATTTCATCACCTTTTTATTCTATATATATGTTAAGAGTTTTAAATTTTAGTTATTCTAAATTTATTCTAATTAATATATCTGCTACTATTGCAAGCTTTATTTTTATGCCTATATGGGGAAGATTTGCAGATAAGTTCGGAAATATAACTATGTTAAAAATAACAAGTTTTTTAATACCATTAATATGTTTTGCTTGGCTTATTAATCCTAATTTTAGTTGGTTTTTTTATTTTATATTAGTAGCAAATTTTATTTCAGGATTTTCATGGGCTGGATTTAACTTAGCTGCAGGAAATTTTGTTTATGATGCCGCAACACCACAAAGAAGAAGCTTATGTGTTGCTTATACAAGTGTTTTAAATGGCGCTGGCGTATTTATTGGGGCCACTATTGGAGGTTTATTAGCAACACATCTTCCAGAAAAAGTTTTAATTTTTCATAAATTAATGTTTATTTCTTTGATATCTGGTATACTAAGATATGCCTTTGCTTTCCTCTTAGTTTTTAAAATAAAAGAGGTTAGAGAAATAAAACAAAAAGTAAGTTGGAAAGACGTTCCCTTAGTTTCAGAAATTTATAATATTAATAATTTCTTATTAAGAGAATTTCCTTTATTAGTAAAAAAACCATTTAAAAGAATAAAAATATAA